In Pseudoalteromonas xiamenensis, the following are encoded in one genomic region:
- the ispC gene encoding 1-deoxy-D-xylulose-5-phosphate reductoisomerase, with product MTEQVVVLGSTGSIGQSTLDVIARNKSAFHVFALVAGTNVERLLQQCITHQPKFVVLSDEVHARVFETRLKTASMPFKPEVLYGVEAMQAMASHASVDIVMAAIVGAAGLLPTLSAVEAGKKVLLANKEALVMSGQLFMDKVRKHNATLLPIDSEHNAIYQCLPNCLQQNSQGNIADVGISKILLTGSGGPFLTRALDTLEQVTVREAVTHPNWSMGQKISVDSATMMNKGLEFIEAKWLFNCQVDDIEVVIHPQSMIHSMVQYKDGSVIAQLGQPDMRTPIAYGLAYPNRIDAGVAPIDFSTLMNFSFTKPDFERYPNLRLAMEACKVGQAATTTVNAANEVAVAAFLREQIGFCDIYRVNAESLSRQSMTETDSLDAILALDAQARRIALNVIEELR from the coding sequence ATGACAGAACAGGTTGTTGTTCTTGGGTCAACAGGGTCAATAGGGCAGTCCACCTTAGATGTGATTGCCCGTAACAAAAGTGCTTTTCACGTCTTTGCGCTGGTTGCAGGCACGAACGTTGAACGGTTACTACAACAATGTATTACGCATCAACCAAAGTTCGTTGTGCTCAGCGATGAAGTGCATGCCCGTGTATTTGAAACACGCCTTAAAACCGCCTCTATGCCATTTAAACCCGAAGTGCTATACGGGGTTGAGGCAATGCAAGCCATGGCGTCTCACGCAAGCGTAGACATCGTTATGGCGGCGATCGTTGGTGCCGCGGGGTTACTGCCAACATTGAGTGCGGTTGAAGCGGGCAAAAAGGTTTTATTAGCAAACAAAGAGGCGCTGGTCATGTCTGGCCAATTGTTTATGGATAAAGTCCGTAAACACAACGCGACTTTGTTGCCTATCGACAGTGAACATAACGCAATATATCAGTGTTTGCCGAACTGCTTACAACAAAACAGCCAAGGTAATATTGCGGACGTTGGCATCAGCAAAATTCTCCTTACGGGCTCTGGTGGGCCATTTTTGACCCGAGCTTTGGATACCCTTGAGCAGGTCACTGTGCGTGAAGCTGTAACGCACCCAAATTGGTCTATGGGTCAAAAAATATCGGTTGACTCTGCGACAATGATGAACAAAGGACTCGAATTTATCGAAGCAAAATGGTTGTTTAATTGCCAAGTCGATGACATTGAAGTTGTGATTCACCCTCAAAGTATGATCCACTCAATGGTGCAATACAAAGATGGTTCAGTGATTGCGCAGCTAGGTCAGCCAGACATGCGCACACCGATTGCTTATGGCCTAGCCTACCCAAATAGAATCGATGCAGGTGTCGCACCAATCGATTTTTCAACACTCATGAATTTCTCATTCACAAAACCTGATTTTGAGCGCTATCCGAACTTACGTTTAGCGATGGAAGCGTGTAAAGTGGGACAAGCCGCCACAACCACGGTGAATGCGGCAAATGAAGTTGCCGTCGCGGCATTTTTAAGGGAACAAATAGGGTTTTGCGATATTTATCGAGTCAATGCGGAATCACTGAGTCGTCAATCGATGACTGAGACTGATTCATTGGACGCGATATTGGCTCTGGATGCACAAGCGCGTCGTATTGCCCTAAACGTTATTGAGGAATTGAGGTAG
- the map gene encoding type I methionyl aminopeptidase, with protein MSAVIKTPDEIEKMRVAGRLAAEVLEMIEPYVKAGVTTDELNTICHDYIVDVQKAIPAPLNYHGFPKSICTSVNHVICHGIPNDKPLKDGDIINIDITVIKDGYHGDTSKMFYVGSPTIQGKRLTEVTQESLYLAIRMVKPGVRLGDIGAAIQKYAEGFSYSIVREYCGHGIGAQFHEEPQVMHYGKAGTGDVLKAGMCLTIEPMVNAGKRHCKLLKDDWTVVTKDRSLSAQWEHTLLVTDNGVEILTHRKDDTIERIIEH; from the coding sequence ATGAGCGCAGTGATTAAAACCCCTGATGAAATTGAAAAAATGCGCGTTGCGGGACGTCTTGCAGCAGAAGTGTTGGAAATGATCGAGCCGTATGTCAAAGCTGGGGTAACAACTGACGAGCTGAACACGATTTGTCATGACTATATTGTCGATGTACAAAAAGCGATCCCTGCTCCTCTTAATTACCATGGTTTTCCAAAATCAATTTGTACATCGGTAAACCACGTTATTTGTCATGGGATTCCTAATGACAAACCGCTGAAAGACGGCGACATCATTAATATTGATATCACCGTTATTAAAGATGGTTACCATGGTGATACGTCAAAAATGTTCTATGTTGGCTCGCCTACAATTCAAGGCAAACGTTTGACGGAAGTGACGCAAGAAAGCCTTTATCTTGCCATTCGTATGGTTAAACCAGGCGTTCGCTTAGGTGATATCGGCGCCGCGATTCAAAAGTACGCAGAAGGGTTTAGCTACTCTATCGTTCGTGAATACTGTGGTCATGGCATTGGTGCGCAATTTCATGAAGAACCTCAGGTTATGCACTATGGCAAAGCGGGCACGGGGGATGTGCTAAAAGCGGGTATGTGCTTAACGATTGAGCCTATGGTCAATGCGGGTAAACGTCATTGTAAACTATTGAAAGACGACTGGACTGTTGTCACGAAAGACCGTAGTCTATCAGCTCAATGGGAGCATACATTATTGGTCACTGACAATGGCGTGGAAATCCTTACTCACCGTAAAGATGACACCATTGAGAGGATCATCGAACACTAG
- a CDS encoding prepilin-type N-terminal cleavage/methylation domain-containing protein, giving the protein MKKSASGFTLMEVIIAIAILAIIASFALISNKTLLETNRAESFLLELKRNFMFARAKSTASDEIIVLCAAPPANISARSSFTCQGNWQANQVVVFVDYDEDYNFDSGTDVLLRTMELIPTHDNLKMSVTRFKYDSSGRLADGQATTIVYCPNTDNENNQQLTVSQGGTALFNGDTTSSCG; this is encoded by the coding sequence ATGAAAAAGTCGGCCAGTGGTTTTACGCTTATGGAAGTGATTATTGCTATCGCAATTTTGGCGATTATTGCAAGTTTTGCTCTCATCAGTAATAAAACCTTGTTAGAGACAAACAGAGCAGAAAGTTTTTTGCTCGAGCTGAAACGCAATTTTATGTTTGCACGCGCGAAATCAACCGCTTCAGATGAAATTATCGTACTGTGTGCAGCGCCACCGGCAAACATCAGCGCACGGTCATCCTTTACTTGTCAGGGAAATTGGCAGGCTAATCAGGTTGTTGTATTCGTAGACTACGATGAAGATTATAACTTTGATAGCGGTACAGATGTGCTTTTAAGAACGATGGAGTTAATTCCAACGCACGATAACTTGAAAATGAGCGTCACGCGTTTCAAATACGATTCAAGTGGCCGTTTGGCGGATGGGCAAGCAACCACAATTGTTTATTGCCCCAATACCGACAATGAAAATAACCAACAATTAACCGTCTCGCAAGGCGGTACAGCTTTGTTTAATGGCGATACAACATCGAGTTGCGGTTAG
- the rpsB gene encoding 30S ribosomal protein S2, whose amino-acid sequence MANVSMRDMLQAGVHFGHQARYWNPKMKPFIFGARNRVHIINLEKTVPMFNDALKFLTNVASNKGKILFVGTKRAASEAVKEAAQGCDQFYVNHRWLGGMLTNWKTVRQSIKRLKDLEIQSQDGTFEKLTKKEALMLTREMEKLEKSLGGIKDMGGLPDAIFVIDADHEHIAIREANNLGIPVVSIVDTNSNPDGVDFVVPGNDDAIRAIQLYTGAVAQAVTEGRERNIVVQAEKDDFVEAE is encoded by the coding sequence ATGGCAAACGTTTCAATGCGCGATATGCTTCAAGCTGGTGTTCACTTTGGTCACCAAGCTCGTTACTGGAACCCTAAGATGAAGCCGTTCATCTTCGGTGCTCGTAACCGCGTTCACATCATCAACCTAGAGAAAACAGTTCCAATGTTCAACGATGCACTTAAGTTCCTTACGAACGTTGCATCAAACAAAGGTAAAATTCTTTTCGTTGGTACTAAGCGTGCAGCAAGCGAAGCAGTGAAAGAAGCAGCTCAAGGTTGTGATCAATTCTACGTTAACCACCGTTGGTTAGGTGGTATGTTGACTAACTGGAAAACAGTTCGTCAATCAATCAAACGTCTAAAAGATCTTGAGATCCAAAGCCAAGACGGTACTTTCGAGAAGTTAACTAAGAAAGAAGCGTTAATGCTTACTCGTGAAATGGAAAAGCTTGAGAAAAGCCTTGGCGGTATCAAAGATATGGGCGGTCTTCCAGACGCTATCTTCGTTATCGACGCAGACCACGAGCACATCGCTATCCGCGAAGCTAACAACCTAGGTATTCCAGTAGTATCTATCGTTGATACTAACTCAAACCCAGATGGCGTTGACTTTGTTGTTCCTGGTAACGACGACGCTATCCGTGCTATCCAGCTATACACTGGCGCAGTAGCTCAAGCAGTTACTGAAGGTCGTGAGCGCAACATCGTTGTTCAAGCTGAGAAAGACGACTTCGTAGAAGCTGAGTAA
- a CDS encoding GspH/FimT family pseudopilin codes for MMHFSKQGGFTLLETIVSMAILVILTCIGLPNIHDLLLKYRMQNDMLIYKHYVHLTRHHAITHTALVTFCPLVEKRCKLTDWGQSPTIFVDSNGNSELDQDEKVIHIGESLHEYVEFEYPRKAITFRPDGTPRGLHNGTFTYCIKLLNGEKVGQSLSLNHSGRTKLRDELKCEE; via the coding sequence ATGATGCATTTTTCCAAACAAGGCGGTTTCACGCTCCTTGAAACCATCGTGAGCATGGCTATTTTGGTTATATTAACCTGTATCGGCCTGCCTAATATCCATGATTTACTGCTTAAGTATCGCATGCAAAACGATATGTTGATCTACAAACACTATGTACATTTAACGCGTCATCATGCTATCACTCACACCGCCCTCGTAACATTTTGCCCACTTGTTGAAAAACGCTGTAAACTAACCGATTGGGGTCAGAGTCCCACTATATTTGTCGATAGCAATGGTAATAGCGAACTTGATCAAGATGAAAAAGTCATACACATCGGTGAATCTCTACATGAGTACGTAGAATTTGAATATCCTAGAAAAGCCATTACTTTCAGACCTGATGGCACGCCTAGGGGGCTTCACAACGGAACATTTACGTATTGCATAAAATTATTGAATGGGGAAAAAGTAGGACAATCACTGTCACTAAACCATTCCGGAAGAACAAAGCTTCGAGATGAATTAAAATGTGAAGAGTGA
- the tsf gene encoding translation elongation factor Ts — MAVTAALVKELRDRTGAGMMDCKKALTETNGDIELAIENMRKSGAAKAAKKAGNIAAEGTILIKQAAGVAALVEVNCQTDFVAKDANFLAFANEVADAAIASPTTVEELQAQFEEKRVALVAKIGENINVRRVQYIQGETLSAYRHGDRIGVVVAGSANEEVLKQVAMHVAASRPEYVNPEDVPAEVVAKEREVQIDIAMNEGKPAEIAEKMVEGRMKKFTGEVSLTGQAFIMEPKKSVGEFLKESGATVSAFVRLEVGEGIEKKVDDFAAEVAAQVAAAKGE, encoded by the coding sequence ATGGCTGTAACTGCTGCCCTAGTTAAAGAGCTACGCGACCGTACTGGCGCTGGCATGATGGATTGTAAAAAAGCGCTAACTGAAACTAACGGTGATATCGAGCTTGCGATTGAAAATATGCGTAAGAGCGGTGCTGCTAAAGCTGCAAAGAAAGCTGGTAACATTGCTGCTGAAGGTACAATCCTTATCAAGCAAGCTGCTGGTGTTGCTGCACTAGTTGAAGTTAACTGTCAAACAGACTTCGTTGCTAAAGATGCAAACTTCCTAGCGTTCGCTAACGAAGTTGCAGATGCTGCAATCGCGTCTCCTACAACAGTTGAAGAGCTACAAGCACAATTCGAAGAGAAGCGTGTTGCTCTAGTTGCTAAAATCGGCGAAAACATCAACGTTCGTCGCGTACAGTACATCCAAGGCGAAACACTTTCTGCATACCGTCACGGCGACCGTATCGGTGTAGTTGTTGCTGGTTCTGCTAACGAAGAAGTGCTTAAGCAAGTTGCAATGCACGTTGCTGCGTCACGTCCAGAGTACGTGAACCCAGAAGACGTTCCAGCTGAAGTTGTTGCTAAAGAGCGTGAAGTTCAAATCGACATCGCTATGAACGAAGGCAAGCCTGCTGAAATCGCTGAGAAGATGGTTGAAGGCCGTATGAAGAAATTCACTGGTGAAGTTTCTCTTACTGGTCAAGCTTTCATCATGGAGCCTAAGAAATCAGTTGGTGAATTCCTTAAAGAAAGCGGCGCTACAGTTAGCGCATTCGTTCGCCTAGAAGTAGGTGAAGGCATCGAGAAGAAAGTAGATGACTTCGCTGCTGAAGTTGCTGCACAAGTAGCTGCTGCAAAAGGCGAATAA
- a CDS encoding isoprenyl transferase: protein MALNAETISQQSLPKHIAIIMDGNGRWAQARHRPRVFGHKKGVDAVRSAVQFCSKLGVKSLTLFAFSSENWRRPEDEVSTLMELFLFVLTKEVRKLHKNNVKLTIIGDLSKFPENLQQKVVDSETLTQDNTGLQLNIAANYGGRWDITKAAQQLASDVASGKLQPSDITEDAITSRLSMAEQPELDLLIRTGGDLRISNFLLWQAAYAELYFTQTLWPDFDEAAFAEAIACYVSRERRFGCTGEQIKELLASKQTELKV, encoded by the coding sequence ATGGCTCTGAACGCGGAAACAATTTCACAACAGTCATTACCTAAGCACATCGCGATTATCATGGATGGTAATGGACGCTGGGCGCAAGCGCGTCATCGTCCTCGAGTTTTTGGCCACAAAAAAGGCGTTGATGCTGTCCGTAGTGCTGTTCAGTTTTGTTCAAAATTAGGAGTAAAGTCACTAACTCTATTTGCATTTAGTAGTGAAAACTGGCGCCGTCCTGAAGATGAAGTGAGTACATTAATGGAGCTTTTTTTGTTCGTGTTGACAAAGGAAGTAAGGAAACTCCATAAAAATAATGTCAAGCTGACTATCATCGGTGATTTGTCTAAATTTCCAGAAAACTTGCAACAGAAAGTGGTCGACAGTGAAACATTGACCCAAGATAATACTGGGTTACAGTTGAATATAGCGGCCAATTACGGTGGACGTTGGGACATCACGAAAGCTGCGCAACAATTGGCAAGTGATGTTGCAAGCGGTAAGCTGCAACCATCTGATATCACAGAAGACGCAATTACCTCTCGCCTATCGATGGCGGAACAGCCTGAGCTGGATCTGCTTATTCGTACCGGTGGTGATTTGCGAATTAGCAACTTTTTGTTGTGGCAAGCGGCTTACGCCGAATTGTATTTTACTCAAACATTGTGGCCTGATTTTGATGAGGCTGCCTTTGCAGAAGCGATTGCCTGCTATGTGTCGCGTGAACGACGCTTTGGCTGTACTGGCGAACAAATAAAAGAATTACTCGCTTCAAAGCAAACCGAGTTGAAGGTATAG
- a CDS encoding phosphatidate cytidylyltransferase: MLKQRILTSAVLAPLALLLVFYTPLAQFSFIAGLIVLLGAWEWSAFMGLSAKRARFGYTTLVALILGALHLHWPIESLWQSSGQLTADANYIFTLSFAWWIVATILVVKYPRMSSAWSEGIVLRGVAGLLTLVPLWLALNTLRSAHFADEHHFGSTLIMVVLGIVWSADIGAYFTGKNFGKRKLMPKVSPNKTIEGLLGGLATSVVFVVVFCYFAAVPKSLWAVYAGLTIFIALFSAIGDLLESMFKREVGLKDSGSCLPGHGGILDRIDSLTAAAPIFALCYAWTVTL, from the coding sequence TTGTTAAAACAACGTATTTTGACGTCAGCAGTGCTTGCACCGCTGGCTTTACTGTTGGTGTTTTATACACCTCTTGCGCAATTTAGTTTTATTGCAGGTCTCATTGTTCTTCTAGGTGCATGGGAATGGTCTGCGTTCATGGGATTATCGGCAAAGCGTGCACGATTTGGCTACACGACTTTAGTCGCTCTTATTCTTGGTGCGCTTCATCTTCATTGGCCCATCGAATCTTTATGGCAATCATCAGGCCAGCTTACCGCTGATGCGAATTACATTTTCACACTGTCGTTTGCTTGGTGGATTGTCGCAACGATATTGGTCGTCAAGTATCCACGTATGTCCAGTGCATGGAGTGAAGGGATTGTGCTTCGAGGCGTTGCAGGGTTATTAACACTCGTGCCATTGTGGCTTGCATTGAATACCTTGCGCAGTGCCCACTTTGCTGATGAACACCATTTTGGTTCAACGTTAATTATGGTGGTTCTGGGTATCGTGTGGAGTGCTGACATCGGAGCCTATTTCACAGGTAAGAACTTTGGTAAGCGTAAGTTAATGCCAAAAGTAAGCCCAAACAAAACGATAGAAGGTTTGTTAGGTGGCTTGGCAACATCAGTGGTCTTTGTCGTGGTGTTTTGTTATTTCGCAGCGGTACCTAAAAGCCTTTGGGCAGTTTATGCGGGATTAACGATATTTATTGCACTGTTCTCTGCCATTGGTGACTTGCTTGAAAGTATGTTTAAACGTGAAGTTGGACTTAAAGATTCTGGCTCTTGTTTACCTGGGCATGGTGGCATTTTAGACCGCATTGATAGCCTAACCGCGGCGGCGCCAATTTTTGCACTTTGTTATGCCTGGACGGTTACTCTATGA
- the pyrH gene encoding UMP kinase: MTINRKPVFRRVLLKLSGEALMGDEGFGIDPKILDRMAQEIKELVELDVEVGLVIGGGNFLRGGSLAQAGMNRVVGDHMGMLATVMNGLAMRDALHRAYVNARLMSAIPLNGVCDAYNWAEAISLLKSGRVVIFAAGTGNPFFTTDSAACLRGIEIEADTVIKATKVDGVYSDDPVKNPEATLYRHLTYNEVIDQELKVMDLAAFTLARDHDMPISVFNMNQPGALKRVIMGEEEGTLISSQASE; the protein is encoded by the coding sequence ATGACTATCAATCGAAAACCTGTTTTTAGACGCGTTCTTCTCAAATTAAGTGGTGAAGCTTTAATGGGAGACGAAGGCTTTGGTATCGATCCGAAAATTTTGGATCGCATGGCTCAAGAAATCAAAGAACTAGTAGAACTCGACGTAGAAGTGGGTTTGGTTATCGGCGGTGGTAACTTCTTACGCGGTGGTTCATTGGCACAAGCTGGTATGAACCGCGTAGTGGGTGACCACATGGGGATGTTAGCAACGGTAATGAACGGTCTGGCGATGCGTGATGCACTGCACCGTGCATACGTGAATGCTCGCTTGATGTCTGCAATTCCGCTTAATGGCGTGTGTGATGCATACAATTGGGCAGAAGCAATCAGTCTTCTTAAATCTGGCCGAGTTGTTATTTTTGCTGCAGGTACAGGTAACCCGTTCTTTACAACAGATTCAGCCGCTTGTTTACGTGGTATCGAAATTGAAGCTGACACAGTAATCAAAGCGACTAAGGTTGATGGTGTTTACAGTGATGATCCGGTGAAAAACCCAGAAGCAACACTTTACCGTCATTTGACCTATAATGAAGTTATTGATCAAGAATTGAAAGTGATGGACTTGGCGGCGTTTACGCTTGCGCGTGATCACGATATGCCAATCAGTGTATTCAATATGAATCAACCGGGTGCGCTAAAACGCGTGATTATGGGTGAAGAAGAAGGCACGCTTATTTCTTCACAAGCCTCTGAATAA
- the dapD gene encoding 2,3,4,5-tetrahydropyridine-2,6-dicarboxylate N-succinyltransferase produces MSDLKTIIETAWDNRDSISPSTVAPDVASAINQALSLLDSGAARVAEKISGEWVVHQWLKKAVLLSFRIRDNQPMHDGVNQYFDKVPLKFSDYTPEQFKQEGMRVVPNAVARQGSYVGKNVVLMPSYVNIGAYVDDGTMVDTWATVEPCAQIGKNVHLSGGVGIGGVLESLQANPTIIEDNCFIGARSEIVEGVIVEEGAVISMGVYISQSTRIYDRETGEIHYGRVPAGAVVVPGSLPSKDGSHSLYAAIIVKKVDKQTREKVGINALLRSVE; encoded by the coding sequence ATGTCTGATTTAAAAACCATCATTGAAACAGCTTGGGATAACCGAGACAGTATTAGCCCAAGCACTGTTGCACCAGATGTTGCATCTGCAATTAACCAAGCACTTTCACTTTTGGACTCAGGCGCTGCACGCGTGGCTGAAAAGATTAGCGGTGAGTGGGTTGTACATCAGTGGCTGAAAAAAGCAGTATTGCTGTCATTCCGTATTCGAGACAACCAACCCATGCACGACGGTGTTAATCAGTATTTCGATAAAGTCCCACTGAAGTTCTCTGATTACACTCCGGAACAGTTTAAACAAGAAGGTATGCGCGTTGTACCTAACGCTGTAGCACGCCAAGGAAGTTATGTGGGGAAAAACGTCGTATTGATGCCCTCCTATGTCAATATTGGCGCTTATGTTGATGATGGTACAATGGTCGATACATGGGCCACAGTGGAACCATGCGCACAAATTGGTAAGAATGTTCACCTATCAGGTGGCGTTGGCATAGGCGGCGTTCTAGAGTCCCTTCAAGCGAATCCTACCATTATCGAAGACAATTGTTTCATCGGTGCTCGTTCTGAGATCGTCGAAGGCGTCATCGTTGAAGAAGGTGCGGTTATTTCAATGGGTGTGTATATTTCACAAAGTACCCGTATTTATGATCGTGAGACGGGTGAAATTCACTATGGCAGAGTGCCAGCAGGTGCAGTCGTTGTGCCAGGTTCACTTCCGAGCAAAGATGGTTCTCACAGCCTATATGCAGCCATCATCGTGAAAAAAGTAGACAAGCAAACTCGCGAAAAAGTGGGTATTAACGCCCTACTTCGTTCGGTTGAATAA
- a CDS encoding type IV pilin protein, with protein sequence MITIAIVGILASVAVPSYQHYVIRSARSEAMTSLLDAANKQEQYFVDNRVYATDLANLGLKTTTENGFYSLAVNVVGNEFTITATPIAGPVRGDSICSTLTINEIGVKGATGSGGANTCWER encoded by the coding sequence ATGATTACGATTGCTATTGTTGGGATCCTCGCCTCTGTTGCGGTGCCCTCGTATCAACATTATGTTATCCGTTCGGCTCGTTCAGAAGCCATGACGAGCTTACTTGATGCCGCAAACAAGCAAGAACAATACTTTGTTGATAACCGCGTCTATGCGACAGACCTAGCGAATTTAGGCTTGAAAACAACGACGGAAAACGGTTTTTATTCTCTTGCAGTCAACGTGGTGGGTAATGAATTTACTATCACAGCAACGCCCATAGCGGGACCTGTGCGTGGAGATTCAATTTGTTCGACGCTAACTATCAATGAAATAGGGGTGAAAGGTGCAACAGGATCAGGTGGTGCTAACACCTGTTGGGAGCGTTAA
- the glnB gene encoding nitrogen regulatory protein P-II, giving the protein MKKIEAIIKPFKLDDVREALSDIGITGMTVCEVKGFGRQKGHTELYRGAEYMVDFLPKVKLDIVLADEDVDRAIEVILKTAQTGKIGDGKIFVTEVERVIRIRTGEEDEEAI; this is encoded by the coding sequence ATGAAAAAGATCGAAGCAATTATTAAGCCCTTTAAGCTAGATGATGTTCGAGAAGCGCTCTCTGACATTGGCATTACGGGTATGACTGTGTGCGAAGTGAAAGGGTTTGGACGCCAAAAAGGCCATACTGAGCTCTATCGTGGCGCGGAATACATGGTGGATTTCTTACCTAAAGTGAAGCTCGACATTGTGCTTGCTGATGAAGACGTAGACCGTGCTATCGAAGTGATACTTAAAACGGCGCAAACCGGAAAGATTGGCGACGGTAAAATCTTTGTCACGGAAGTTGAACGGGTTATTCGTATCCGTACAGGCGAAGAAGACGAAGAAGCGATTTAA
- the frr gene encoding ribosome recycling factor: MINDIKKDAQERMQKSVAALASQLSKIRTGRAHPALLDGISVSYYGADTPLNQVANVSVEDARTLAISVFDRSLAQAVEKAIMASDLGLNPMSAGAIIRVPLPPLTEERRKDLIKVVRGEVEAGRVAVRNIRRDANGDIKSLLKDKSISEDEARQGEEDVQKLTDKFIKEMDTQLAAKEAELMEF; this comes from the coding sequence GTGATTAACGATATTAAAAAAGACGCCCAAGAGCGTATGCAAAAAAGTGTGGCTGCGCTTGCAAGCCAACTTTCTAAAATCCGCACAGGCCGTGCGCACCCTGCGTTATTAGATGGCATTTCAGTGTCTTACTACGGTGCTGACACGCCGCTTAACCAAGTTGCAAACGTTTCTGTTGAAGACGCGCGTACGTTGGCAATCAGCGTATTTGACCGCTCTTTAGCTCAAGCTGTTGAAAAAGCGATCATGGCGTCAGACTTAGGTTTGAACCCAATGTCAGCGGGTGCAATTATCCGTGTTCCACTTCCTCCCTTAACGGAAGAGCGTCGTAAAGACCTTATCAAAGTTGTACGTGGTGAAGTTGAAGCTGGCCGTGTGGCAGTGCGTAATATTCGTCGTGACGCAAATGGCGACATTAAGTCATTGCTTAAAGATAAGTCAATTTCTGAAGATGAAGCGCGTCAAGGCGAAGAAGACGTTCAAAAGCTAACGGACAAGTTCATCAAAGAGATGGATACACAACTGGCTGCAAAAGAAGCAGAGTTGATGGAATTCTAA